In a single window of the Actinomycetota bacterium genome:
- a CDS encoding metal-dependent transcriptional regulator has translation MTGLDSSTESYLEAVFELAEIGERVTAARLARWFQVAAPASAEVVARIEHAQLVAVEPDGTVVLSERGRAVAEQMAGRHRIIERYLVDVLGVPWHLADEETRKMEPGVSDVVVDRMRESIGDTNRCPHGNPIPGLAPVPPVDLTPLDECGPGSVVLIDRIREDLELDLDMLRYLEDHDLLPGRRLTVSERDPHGAVTVTGEGSPVSVGPAIASHVLCVSA, from the coding sequence CCGAGATCGGTGAGCGCGTCACGGCCGCCCGCCTCGCCCGGTGGTTCCAGGTGGCGGCCCCGGCCTCCGCCGAGGTGGTGGCACGGATCGAGCATGCGCAGCTGGTAGCTGTGGAGCCCGACGGCACGGTCGTGCTGTCCGAACGGGGGCGCGCCGTAGCTGAGCAGATGGCCGGCCGGCACCGCATCATCGAGCGCTACCTGGTCGACGTCCTGGGGGTCCCATGGCACCTCGCGGACGAGGAGACGCGGAAGATGGAGCCGGGCGTCTCCGACGTTGTCGTCGATCGGATGCGCGAGTCCATCGGCGACACCAACCGCTGCCCGCACGGCAATCCGATCCCGGGACTTGCTCCGGTGCCGCCGGTGGACCTGACTCCCCTGGACGAGTGCGGGCCCGGGTCCGTAGTGCTGATCGACCGCATCCGGGAAGACCTCGAGCTGGACCTGGACATGCTCCGGTACCTCGAGGACCACGACCTGCTGCCCGGACGCCGCCTCACGGTTTCCGAGCGGGACCCCCACGGCGCGGTGACGGTGACCGGCGAAGGCTCCCCGGTCTCGGTGGGACCGGCCATCGCCTCACACGTTCTGTGCGTGAGCGCCTAG